The genomic segment TCCGGCCGGCGAGCTCGATGGCCGCGTCGAGGTCATCGGCCTCGTAGAGCAGCCAGCCGCCGATCGCCTCCTTGAGCTCGGCGAACGGCCCGTCGGTCGTCAGCGTCCGGCCGTCCTGGACGCGCACGGTGGTGGCCGAGTCGGGCGACCGGAGCTGCTGGCCCGGGGTGACGCCCGGCGTCTCGCTCACGGCCCGGTAGTCCTCGGCGATCTGCGCCTTCTCTTCATCCGGCAGCCGGTCCCACGCCTCCGAGGGCGGGGTCGGGGTGCTGCCGTGGTGGATCATCAGCATGTACTTCACAGGGTCCTCCTGTCCGGGATGGTCGCAGCTGAGACGAACGGGGGACCGCGGAATCGACAAGGGGCGGCGAACGTGCCGGGGCGGGGTCAGCCCGCCATCATCTGCATCACCGAGAACGTGGCGCCCTGCGGGTCGGCCAGGTCGGCGAAGCGCCGATGGGCATGCCCATGGGCTCGACGGTGATCGTCGCGCCGAGCCGCGGGCCGCGGCGGCGGGGCGGCCAAGATAGGGAGTTCTCCCGATGTCCCGGTGCGGGGGTCGCCCTACCGTCGCGCCATGACCACTCTCAAGGCTCCCGAAGACACCGAGCTCAAGGCGCGCCATCGCGCGATGTGGGCCTCGGGCGACTACCCCTCGATGGTCGAGGCGTTCCTGCTACCGCTCGGCCCGCACCTCGCCGAGGCGGCCGGCGCCGGCCCCGGCCGGCGCGTGCTCGACGTGGCCGCCGGCACCGGCAACGCCTCGATCCCGGCGGCCCTGCGCGGTGCCGACGTCGTGGCCTCCGACCTGACCCCCGAGCTGCTGGAGGCGGGCCGGGCCCGCGCCCAGGCCGCCGGCGTCGAGCTCGACTGGGTCCCGGCCGACGCCGAGAACCTCCCGTTCGCCGACGCGTCCTTCGACGTCGTCATGTCGGCGATCGGGGCGATGTTCACGCCCCACCACGAACGGACCGCCGCCGAGATGGCGCGCGTCTGCCGCCCGGGTGGCACCGTCGCGCTGCTGAGCTGGACCCCGGAGGGCACGATCGGCGCGCTGTTCCGGGCCATCGGCCCGTTCGCCCCGGCGCCCCCGCCCGGCGCCCGGCCCGCGCCGCTGTGGGGCTCGGAGGACCACGTCCGCGAGCTGTTCGGCGACACCGTGACGTGGTCGCCCATGACCCGCCACACCCTGGACATCACCGCCTTCCCGGAGCGCGAGGCGATCGCCACGCACTTCATCGAGCGCTACGGGCCGACGATCGCCGCGCGGCGCAACGCCGCGGCCAACGGCCGCGAGGCGGACTTCGACGCCGCGCTGGCCGGCGTGTTCCACGACGCCGACCTCGGCGGCGGCGGCGACTCGCGCTACGCGTTCGAGTACCTGCTCGGCGTCGGGACGCGCTCCTGAGGGACGGTCGCGCCGCGCGCCGCCGGGCCTGGCGAGGGGCCTGGCGGCCGGGCGTGGGCCGAGCGGCCCGGCCACCGTCGAGCTGCGTACGCCCCCGCCCCCGGTCGAGCCCGCGCCGGCCACCGAGCGCGCACCTGCGGCGGCCCCGGCGCGGCGGCGGATCCCGGCCCTCCCGCAACGCAGAAGCCCCGCACAGGCGGGGCTTCCGTTCCAGTGGAGCTAGGGGGACTCGAACCCCCGACCTCCTGGGTGCGATCCAGGCGCTCTCCCAACTGAGCTATAGCCCCGAGGTGCCTGGAGTGTAGCCACCCACCATCGGTCCAGGCGGGTCGGGCTGCCCGGCCCCGCGAGTACGCTGCGGGGCGGGAGATGTCCGACCGCGGCCCTTTCGGCGACCTCCGGGATCGCCTGTCGAGCTTTCGCACCCGGCTGCGACTCTTCTTCCTGCTCATCGTGATCGTCCCGATGGTCGCGGTCACCCTCGTCGTCTTCAAGCTCATCGCCGAGAGCGAGCAGGGCCAGGCCGACGCCCGCGTCGCCGGCCGCCAGGAGGCGGCGATCAGCCTGTACTACAACGCGCGGTCGCGCGCCGACCGCATCGCCGCGCAGATCGGGCGCGACCCCGGGCTGGCCTCGGCGCTGCGGGCCGGCGACGACGCGGCGGTGCAGCGCGCCGTCGTCCGGCTGCGCGCGAGCACGCGCGCCGACCGGATCGTCCTCGAGCGCTCGGGGACCGTGCTGGCCCAGGCCGGCGACCCGGGCGCGTCGTTCCCGGCGCGGCGGACGCTCGTGGCCGACGGCAGGACGGTCGCCGACCTCGAGGTCTCCGTCCAGGACGCGGCGACCTACGCGACGCTCGTGCGCCGGGTCACGCGCCTGGAGACGCTCGTCCTGCGCAACGACCGGATCATCGCCTCGACGATCCCCGCGCCGGGATCACCGCGGCTGCCGCCCAGCGGGGCCAGCGGCAAGGTCGAGGTGGGCGGCCAGGAGTTCCAGGCCGCGAGCTTCGCCGCACCCGGGTTCGGCAGCGAGCGCGTCCAGGTCACCGTCCTTGAGCCCCACGCCCAGACGGCCTCGGCGATCCGGCGCGGGCGCCTGAAGGCCGGCGTCGTGCTCGCGGGCTTCTTCCTGCTGGCGCTCGTCTCGGCGCTCGTCGTCTCCCGGTCGCTGAACCGCCAGATCGAGGAGTTCCTCGCGGCCGCGCGGCGCCTGGGCGCCGGTGACTTCTCGGCCCGGGCGCCGACCCGCGGCCGCGACCAGTTCGCCCAGCTCGGCGGCGAGTTCAACAACATGGCGGCCGAGCTCGACGGGCGGCTGCGCGAGCTCGCCCAGGAGCGCCTGCGCCTCGAGCTCTCCCTGCGGCGCATCGGGGAGACGTTCGCCTCCAGCCTGGACCGCGACGGCCTGCTGGAGATCGTCGTGCGCACGGCCGTCGACGCCGTCGACGCCGTCGGCGGCCACGCGCTGGCCCAGCGCGAGATCGACGGCGACCTCGTCCCCGTGGCGGGCGTCGGCGACGGCTCGCTGCCCGCCGCGGTCGCCGAGGCCGAGCGCGAGGTCCTGGCCACGGGGCAGCCGTCGCTGGCCGAGGTCGACGGCGGTCATGCGCTCGCGCACCCGCTGCGCGCCGGGCCGGCCGCCGGCGAGCGCGCCGACGTGGTCACGGGGCTGATCTCCGTGTGGCGCCCCGAGCGCGCGTTCACCCACCGCGAGCGCGAGCTCTTCCACTACCTGGCGGGCCAGGCCGCCGTGTCGGTCGAGAACGTCGGCCTGCACGAGACCGTCGAGCGCCAGGCCGTCACCGACGAGCTCACGGGGCTGTCGAACCGGCGGCGCTTCCAGGAGACGATGTCGGCCGAGGTCGAGCGCTCCAAGCGCTTCGGGCAGGAGCTCGGCCTGGTCATGCTCGACATCGACGACTTCAAGGCCGTCAACGACAGCTACGGCCACCAGCAGGGCGATCTCGTCCTGCGGGAGGTCGCGCGGATCCTGCGGGCCTCCTCGCGCGAGATCGACGAGCCCGCCCGCTACGGCGGCGAGGAGCTCGCCGTCATCCTCCCCGGGACCGGGCTGCCGGGCGCCTACGAGCTGGCCGAGCGCGTCCGCGAGGGCATCGAGGCGCTGCGCCTGCCGATCGTCGGCGACCCCGGCGCCGAGCCCCTGCAGATCACGGCCAGCTTCGGCGCGGCGGCGCTGCCCACGTCGGCCGACAGCGTGCGCGGGCTGGTGGCCGCCGCCGACGAGGCGCTCTACCAGGCCAAGCGGGCCGGCAAGAACCAGACGGTGCGCGCGCCATGACCGGCGGGCCGCCGCCCGTCGCCGTCCGGCCCGTTGGCTCGTTACGCTAAGGGCACCATGGGCCTGTTGGATGACGCCATCCGGGAGCACCTCGAGCTCAAGCGCCGCCGGGGCGCCGACCCGACCGAGATCGAACGCGAGGAGGTCGAGGCGCTCGGCCCCGTGCGCCGGGGCGACGTCGACCTCGCCGACGGCCCGGGCGCGCCGCCCGACGAGGCCGACCTGGAGCCGGCCGCCCACGACGAGCCCGAGTCCGTGCACGTCGGGCACGATCACGACGAGCCGGTGCCCGACGAGGGGCTGGTGCACCACGATGCGCCCTACGCCGAGGCCGAGGATCAGACCGCCACGCCGCCCCACGGCGACCCGTGGACCCAGCAGGCCACGCGGGAGTTCTCCTCCGAGGAGCTCGGGCAGGCGCTCAGCGACCGCGGCGGCGGCCGCCGCGAGGCGGGGCCCGAGCCGCCTGAGGAGGCGCCGCGCCCCCCCGCCGCGGGCCCGGACCCCGACGTCGTGCCGGCCGACGACGACGCCGAGGACGTGCTGGAGGAGACGCCGGACTTCCTGCAGGAGACGCCGGAGCACGACCGGCTCTGGTTCGAGCAGAAGCCGCCCAAGGACTTCGACTTCTAGCCGCGTGGCGACCCGCCGCCGGCTGACCTGGCTCGACGTCTTCACCTCGACCCCGCCGACCGGCGACGGCCTGGCGGTCG from the Baekduia soli genome contains:
- a CDS encoding YciI family protein — protein: MLMIHHGSTPTPPSEAWDRLPDEEKAQIAEDYRAVSETPGVTPGQQLRSPDSATTVRVQDGRTLTTDGPFAELKEAIGGWLLYEADDLDAAIELAGRIPAARLGGAVEIRPIVEW
- a CDS encoding class I SAM-dependent methyltransferase is translated as MTTLKAPEDTELKARHRAMWASGDYPSMVEAFLLPLGPHLAEAAGAGPGRRVLDVAAGTGNASIPAALRGADVVASDLTPELLEAGRARAQAAGVELDWVPADAENLPFADASFDVVMSAIGAMFTPHHERTAAEMARVCRPGGTVALLSWTPEGTIGALFRAIGPFAPAPPPGARPAPLWGSEDHVRELFGDTVTWSPMTRHTLDITAFPEREAIATHFIERYGPTIAARRNAAANGREADFDAALAGVFHDADLGGGGDSRYAFEYLLGVGTRS
- a CDS encoding diguanylate cyclase — translated: MSDRGPFGDLRDRLSSFRTRLRLFFLLIVIVPMVAVTLVVFKLIAESEQGQADARVAGRQEAAISLYYNARSRADRIAAQIGRDPGLASALRAGDDAAVQRAVVRLRASTRADRIVLERSGTVLAQAGDPGASFPARRTLVADGRTVADLEVSVQDAATYATLVRRVTRLETLVLRNDRIIASTIPAPGSPRLPPSGASGKVEVGGQEFQAASFAAPGFGSERVQVTVLEPHAQTASAIRRGRLKAGVVLAGFFLLALVSALVVSRSLNRQIEEFLAAARRLGAGDFSARAPTRGRDQFAQLGGEFNNMAAELDGRLRELAQERLRLELSLRRIGETFASSLDRDGLLEIVVRTAVDAVDAVGGHALAQREIDGDLVPVAGVGDGSLPAAVAEAEREVLATGQPSLAEVDGGHALAHPLRAGPAAGERADVVTGLISVWRPERAFTHRERELFHYLAGQAAVSVENVGLHETVERQAVTDELTGLSNRRRFQETMSAEVERSKRFGQELGLVMLDIDDFKAVNDSYGHQQGDLVLREVARILRASSREIDEPARYGGEELAVILPGTGLPGAYELAERVREGIEALRLPIVGDPGAEPLQITASFGAAALPTSADSVRGLVAAADEALYQAKRAGKNQTVRAP